Below is a genomic region from Desulfobacter sp..
CACAGGGTGGCCCTGATCGTGGCGGTCATGGAAAAACGCCTTGGCATGAACCTTTCAGGACTTGATATTTTCATGAATGTCACCGGCGGGGTCAGGATTGCAGAACCTTGTGCAGACCTTGCCATTGCGGCAGCTTTGGCCTCAAGTTTTCTGGACAGGCCCGTGCACAAGGAGACCACTTTGATCGGGGAAGTCGGGCTTACAGGGGAAATTCGGGCGGTGAGCCATGCCCAGGCAAGGATCAAGGAAGCGGCAAAAATGGGATTTACGAGGTGTCTGGTGCCGGCCTCAACCCTAAAGCAGTTGTCAAAGGTAAAGGGCATGACCATTGAGAGTATTCGTTATTTAAAAGATGCTGTGGAGGTATTGTTTGAAGGGTAAGGGGAAAAAGGGCGGTAAAGGGGGGCAGTGGGCAGATCATCTGACCCAGAAGGCCAAATCCCAAGGATATCCGGCAAGATCGATTTTCAAGCTTGAAGAGATTCAAAAAAAGTTTTGTGTGATGAAAAAGAAAGATCGGATTCTGGATTTGGGGTGTGCACCTGGCTCGTGGATGCTTTACGCGGCAAAACAGGTGGGAGATCATGGCCAAGTGTTGGGCATTGATTTAAAGGCCATTGAAATTAAGCTTCCCAAAAATGTCACAGCGGTCCAGGACAATATCCTGGCATTGGCAGATCCGCAATTTTTAGGGCAGGCTCAAGGCTTTGATCTGGTGATGAGTGATATGGCACCGGCCACCACAGGGCGTAAGGACGTGGATGCATTAAGGTCTTTTGAACTGTGTCGTATGGCATTGGACACGGCCTTGAAAACGCTTTGGGCAAAGGGACATTTTGTTTGTAAAATTTTCCAGGGCAATGAATTCAAGGCGTTCGAGAAAGAGGTGAAAGCCTCTTTCAGGGAATGTAAAATATTTAAGCCGGAAAGTTGCAGAAAACAGAGTAAAGAAATATATATTATAGCAAAAGGTAAAAAATAAGGAGGATCCATGTCAGGACATAGTAAATGGTCGACCATCAAGCACAAAAAAGGGGCGGCAGATAAAAAACGGGGAAAAATCTTTACCAAATTGATCAAGGAGATTACCGTGGCAGCCCGCATGGGCGGAGGGGATCCCGAGGCTAATCCGCGCTTAAGACATGCCTTGAATGCGGCCAAGGCCCAGAACATGCCCAAGGATAATTTTGACCGGGCCATTAAAAAGGGAACCGGAGATCTAGAAGGGGTCAACTACGAAGAAATTGTATATGAAGGTTATGGCCCGGGCGGGGTTGCCGTGCTTGTGGAATGTCTTACCGACAATAAAAACAGGACCATTGCCGATGTCCGTTATATTTTTAACAAGGCCGGAGGGAATGTGGGAACTGACGGCTGTGTGGCCTGGATGTTTGATAAAAAAGGGCTGATCTGCGTGTCCAAGGAAGATTCCGACGAAGATACCCTCATGGAAGTTGCCCTGGAAGCCGGTGCCGAAGATATCAAAGATGAGGGGGATGTGTTTGAGATTATCACCGAGCCCGATGATTTTGACGGGGTAAAAGATGCGGTTGATGGTGCTGAAATACCCTGCCAGATGGCCGAAATCACCATGCTGCCCCAGAACATGACAGAAGTCGCGGGCAAGGAAGCCGAACAGATGATCCGGTTTATGGATGCTCTGGACGATTGTGATGATATCCAGAAATTTTATACCAATGCAGATATTCCTGATGAGGCCTTTGAGGCCATCTAGATAAAGAAAATTTACATTTGGCATAAAAAAAGGAGCTGATTTTTCAGCTCCTTTTTTTGTTTCCAGGCGATTTTGTTTGAATTCAGGTGCGTTTATCTCAAAGGGGTGTTGCAGCCTTGGCGGAAAAATTGACACCAGGGTATTTCAATTTTAACGGTTTGGGTTTTCCTGGTGGCCAGGAGCAATACCATGATTTGTCCCTTATTTCATATGGATCATTTTTTGAACGGCGCCCAGGGCCTTGACCCGGATATCTTTGGGCACAATGATCGTTCCTGTGAGATTTTCCAGGCTGTTTAAAATATCTTTAAGGCTGATTTTTTTCATATCCGTGCACAGCAGCTTTTCTGACACCGGGAAAAATTGTTTTTTAGGATGGGCCTTGGAAATGGGATGGAGCAGGCCGACTTCAGTGCCGAGGATAAACTGCTCTGCACGGCTCTGTCCTGCAAACCGGATCATGCCCGAGGTGGACTGGATGCTGTCGGCCAGCGTCAGAACCTTTGGCGTGCATTCGGGGTGGGCCACAAACAGGGCATGGGGGTGGGCTTTTTTGGCTGCCA
It encodes:
- a CDS encoding RlmE family RNA methyltransferase, translating into MLWRYCLKGKGKKGGKGGQWADHLTQKAKSQGYPARSIFKLEEIQKKFCVMKKKDRILDLGCAPGSWMLYAAKQVGDHGQVLGIDLKAIEIKLPKNVTAVQDNILALADPQFLGQAQGFDLVMSDMAPATTGRKDVDALRSFELCRMALDTALKTLWAKGHFVCKIFQGNEFKAFEKEVKASFRECKIFKPESCRKQSKEIYIIAKGKK
- a CDS encoding YebC/PmpR family DNA-binding transcriptional regulator; the protein is MSGHSKWSTIKHKKGAADKKRGKIFTKLIKEITVAARMGGGDPEANPRLRHALNAAKAQNMPKDNFDRAIKKGTGDLEGVNYEEIVYEGYGPGGVAVLVECLTDNKNRTIADVRYIFNKAGGNVGTDGCVAWMFDKKGLICVSKEDSDEDTLMEVALEAGAEDIKDEGDVFEIITEPDDFDGVKDAVDGAEIPCQMAEITMLPQNMTEVAGKEAEQMIRFMDALDDCDDIQKFYTNADIPDEAFEAI